The window ATTGATTTGGCGATACGCGCTTTTAAAGGGACGAAGCGAAAACTACTGATTGCTGGTGATGGTCCAGAGCGCGAAAATTTAGAACAATTAGCTGGCAGTGCAACTAATATTCGTTTTCTTGGACGAGTTAGTCAGGCCGATAAGCTTAAATTGTTGTCTACGGCACAAGGTTTTATTTTTTGCAATGTAGAGGATTTTGGTATTGCGCCGGTAGAGGCCATAGCTAGCGGGGCTCCAGTGGTAGCATTGCGATCGGGTGGAGTGACGGAAACCATGCAAGAACATGTGACTGCTGAATTTTTTGATGAACCTATGGTTGAGCAGGTTAGGCAGGCACTAGATCGAGTTGAGGCACAGAGCTGGGATAGGGCTAAGATGCACCGTCAGGCGAATAAGTTTAGTTATGAAAAATTTCGAGCTGGCATACAGCAAGCTATGGATAAGATGCTATGAAACATTCAACTAATAAGAGAGTTAATGTTGGGGGATTGTGGTTTGATGCTATTACTCAAGATGATTTAATTCATGATATTGAAAGACACTTAGAGAGCTCAGCTAAACAGAGTTTTTGTATAGCAAAGCCATATGTTGAGTTTTTTACGCAGGCTTGGCAAGATCCAAAATTGACTATAATACTCACCGAAATGGATCGTGTGGTTGCTGATGGCGTGGGTGTTCAGTGGGCGGCTAGTTATTTAGCTGGTAAGACTGGATTTTGGCGCTGGGTGTACTCGCTGGTAGTTGATGTGCAGAATAAGCAGTGGCGGGAGCAGATTATTCCAGAGCGAGGGGCGGGTGTGGATGCTACAAAAAGGCTGCTACGAGTGGCTAGCAATAAAGGCTGGACGGTGGGTATTTTAGGTGGACCTAGGGATGTCGGGCAGACACAGGAATCGCTACGCCGGCTTTATCCAAAACTTAAGCTTTTGAAGGTTTGGAGCGGGTATTATGATTTAGTCGATGAGCCGCACCTGGTAGATGAAATTCGTACCCAACATCCAGATATATTGTTTGTAGCACAAGGCTTTCCGCGTCAGGAAATGTTTATCAATCGTAATAAATCGAAATCTATAGCAAAAATATTGATTGGTGAAGGTGGTACATTTGATTTTGACTCGATGGGCGGATCGCTAAAACGAGCTCCAAAATGGCTCCGACAAATTGGTCTTGAATGGTTATGGCGGTTAATTTTAGAGCCACAAAGATGGCGTCGGCAACTAGCATTACCTAAGTTTATATGGGGAATTTACAAGCTTGGACAACAAAAGTAGGCATTACCTCTTTACGCTTATGATATAAGTCGGCATAATAAGGGTTAAGCTTAAGTAACTCGAGGGGTTTATGCGTCAGTGTCCAGACTGTGAAGAAAAAGATCGTGTAGTTATTGCCGGTAAAATATTTTGTGCTAATTGTGGTACGCCATGGCAACCAGCCGACTCTAATGAAGAAGCGACTTACAAACAGAAGGTTGGTTTAGGTGGGTCTGTTAGTAGCCCTAGTGCAGATGGTTTAGTAACGCAGACCAACACTTCTGGTACGGTAGCGACCTCGGCACCTACTGATCCTCAGTCAGCCGTACAGGTGCCACAGTCAGAACCTGTAGTCACATCGACACCGCCTACCTCAGTCGTTCCACCACCAGCCCCACCTCAGACTTCACCAGAACCAGTTGTTCCTCCTGCAGTATTAGAGACTCTCACGCCAGTACCAGAGGTAGGTCCTATTGAAGTTGCGTCGACTGCACCCCCCGTTCCAGCTGTTTCGACATCAGCATCCGCCGCTCCAGTGCCGACTCCTCCTCCATCTGCCCCAGCCCCACCCCCACCCACTACAGCTTCAGCCCCACTTCCTCCAGTACCAGCACCTGTTGCTCCAGTACCGGCACCAGTAAGTAATACTGTTCAGGCTCCAACTGTTTCTAGTTCGCCAACTACAGAGCTACAATCGAGAATTGGTGCTGAAATACATAGCCTAGATGCTAAGGATGAGTCAGTTTTATCTGATGCGCAGATAAAAGAAATGGCCGCAATAGCGTCACCTCCACCAACTCCGGACCGGCAATCGATTCCTGTCGTAACCCCAGCATCAACGGAATTAGCCCCAGCCCCTAGTGCACCTCAACCGCCCGTAGTAGCGAGCCCCGCTACAAATGGACGGGTACTAAACGACATTGTTGCACCGTCAGCCAGTAGTGCAGCCGCACCTACCACCGTAGAAGCTACTCCATCGCAGCCCCCATCGACACCTTCACCTTCGACGGATAGCTCATCAACAACCACTA is drawn from bacterium and contains these coding sequences:
- a CDS encoding WecB/TagA/CpsF family glycosyltransferase, whose amino-acid sequence is MKHSTNKRVNVGGLWFDAITQDDLIHDIERHLESSAKQSFCIAKPYVEFFTQAWQDPKLTIILTEMDRVVADGVGVQWAASYLAGKTGFWRWVYSLVVDVQNKQWREQIIPERGAGVDATKRLLRVASNKGWTVGILGGPRDVGQTQESLRRLYPKLKLLKVWSGYYDLVDEPHLVDEIRTQHPDILFVAQGFPRQEMFINRNKSKSIAKILIGEGGTFDFDSMGGSLKRAPKWLRQIGLEWLWRLILEPQRWRRQLALPKFIWGIYKLGQQK